In a genomic window of Nocardiopsis mwathae:
- a CDS encoding metallopeptidase family protein yields MVELTRKRFEELVADALDTIPPELTRMMDNVVITVSEDPPEPGLLGLYEGIPLTERGESYSGVLPDQIFLYWREICAFCETADQVVEEIRITVVHEIAHHFGISDERLHELGWG; encoded by the coding sequence GTGGTCGAACTCACCCGGAAGCGATTCGAGGAGCTCGTCGCCGACGCGCTCGACACCATCCCACCCGAGCTGACCCGGATGATGGACAACGTCGTCATCACCGTCAGCGAGGACCCCCCCGAGCCCGGCCTGCTGGGTCTGTACGAGGGGATACCGCTGACCGAGCGCGGGGAGAGCTACTCGGGCGTCCTGCCCGACCAGATCTTCCTGTACTGGCGGGAGATCTGCGCGTTCTGCGAGACAGCCGACCAGGTCGTGGAGGAGATCCGGATCACCGTCGTCCATGAGATCGCCCACCATTTCGGCATCTCCGACGAGCGGCTGCACGAGCTGGGGTGGGGGTGA